In one Lolium rigidum isolate FL_2022 chromosome 3, APGP_CSIRO_Lrig_0.1, whole genome shotgun sequence genomic region, the following are encoded:
- the LOC124697014 gene encoding phytosulfokines yields the protein MASFSKQATLLLVAALLLLCLLCPRGQAARPGPGSSNHRSQGAESAIAHEKSSAAGTGMVMAQEDPVEAMRDCEGGEGAEECLMRRTLVAHTDYIYTQGKHN from the exons ATGGCCTCCTTCTCCAAGCAGGCCACTCTCTTGTTGGTGGCAGCTCTGCTGCTGCTGTGCCTACTCTGCCCAAGGGGCCAGGCAGCGAGACCCGGACCAGGATCCAGCAACCACAGATCACAG GGTGCTGAATCCGCCATTGCCCATGAGAAGAGCTCTGCCGCAGGAACCGGGATGGTGATGGCGCAGGAAGATCCGGTGGAGGCGATGAGAGACTGCGAGGGAGGGGAAGGAGCGGAGGAGTGCCTGATGAGGAGGACCCTCGTCGCTCACACCGACTACATCTACACCCAAGGGAAACACAACTAG